A region of Cucumis melo cultivar AY chromosome 2, USDA_Cmelo_AY_1.0, whole genome shotgun sequence DNA encodes the following proteins:
- the LOC103492385 gene encoding probable polygalacturonase: MMVETSIFGGRFNNQRIDLKRCVPAFFSTYRTVFTVFWIAAVATIFLWQSTIGDGFFFLRRVSARPLPRLRPAVFNLTDFGAVGDGVTLNTNAFEKAILAISKLRTKGGGQLNVPAGRWLTAPFNLTSHMTLFLDEDAVILGIQDEKYWPLMPPLPSYGYGREHIGPRYGSLIHGQNLRDVVITGHNGTISGQGQTWWKKYRQKLLNHTRGPLVQIMWSRDILISNITLRDSPFWTLHPYDCKNVTIRNVTILAPVHDAPNTDGIDPDSCEDMLIEDCYISVGDDGIAIKSGWDQYGIAYGQPSKNIRIRNVVLQSMVSAGISIGSEMSGGVLGITVENVVVWNSRRGVRIKTAPGRGGYVQDITYRNLTLDTVRVGIVIKTDYNEHPDEGYDPKALPVLKDISFTSIHGQGVRVPVRMHGSEDIPVRNVTFRDMSVGITYKKKHIFQCAFVHGRVIGTIFPAPCDNLDRYDEQERLIKRSASQNATDIDYDF, from the exons ATGATGGTGGAAACTTCGATTTTTGGTGGGCGGTTCAATAATCAGAGGATTGACTTGAAACGATGTGTTCCGGCTTTCTTTTCCACGTACAGGACGGTGTTTACAGTGTTCTGGATCGCGGCGGTTGCCACCATTTTTCTCTGGCAGAGTACTATTGGTGATGGGTTCTTCTTTCTCCGGCGAGTTTCGGCTCGACCGTTACCGAGGTTGAGGCCAGCTGTGTTTAATTTGACGGATTTTGGAGCAGTTGGTGATGGTGTGACATTGAATACTAATGCCTTTGAGAAAGCTATTTTGGCTATTTCGAAGTTGAGGACCAAAGGTGGGGGACAGCTTAATGTGCCTGCAGGGCGTTGGCTTACGGCTCCCTTTAATCTCACTAGTCATATGACTTTGTTTTTGGATGAAGATGCTGTTATATTGGGGATTCAG GATGAAAAATATTGGCCACTGATGCCTCCTTTGCCTTCTTATGGGTATGGAAGAGAGCATATTGGACCTCGATATGGGAGCTTGATTCATGGTCAAAATCTCAGAGATGTTGTGATAACAG GGCATAATGGTACCATAAGTGGACAGGGGCAAACATGGTGGAAGAAATACCGCCAGAAGCTTCTTAACCACACAAGGGGCCCACTCGTTCAGATCATGTGGTCAAGGGATATTTTGATCAGCAATATAACTTTACGTGACTCTCCTTTTTGGACACTTCATCCATATGACTGTAAGAATGTAACTATCCGGAATGTAACAATCTTGGCTCCTGTACATGATGCACCAAACACAGATGGAATAGATCCTG ATTCATGCGAAGATATGCTGATTGAGGATTGCTACATAAGTGTGGGAGATGATGGTATAGCGATTAAGAGTGGTTGGGATCAGTATGGCATTGCTTATGGGCAACCCTCTAAAAACATACGAATCCGAAATGTCGTTCTTCAATCTATGGTTAG CGCTGGTATATCAATTGGTAGTGAGATGTCAGGTGGCGTATTGGGTATCACTGTAGAGAATGTCGTGGTGTGGAACTCCAGGCGTGGTGTTCGTATCAAGACTGCTCCTGGAAGAGGAGGATACGTACAGGACATTACTTATCGTAATCTGACTCTCGATACTGTTCGTGTTGGGATTGTCATAAAGACAGACTACAACGAACATCCAGACGAGGGATACGATCCAAAGGCACTTCCAGTGCTGAAGGACATAAGCTTCACAAGCATTCATGGACAGGGAGTTCGTGTTCCTGTCCGAATGCACGGTAGCGAAGACATTCCAGTGAGAAACGTGACATTCAGAGATATGTCGGTTGGGATAACATACAAGAAGAAACATATATTCCAATGTGCATTTGTTCACGGGCGAGTGATAGGAACCATCTTCCCTGCTCCATGTGACAATCTAGACCGTTACGATGAGCAAGAACGGCTAATTAAACGTTCTGCCTCCCAAAATGCAACCGATATCGATTACGACTTTTGA